A single Hippocampus zosterae strain Florida chromosome 19, ASM2543408v3, whole genome shotgun sequence DNA region contains:
- the ppp2r5cb gene encoding protein phosphatase 2, regulatory subunit B', gamma b isoform X4 yields the protein MSACARAPSGMVLDVPGSNRPHQLVPLMHFRDVPPTEQEKLFIQKLRQCCVLFDFISDPLSDLKWKEVKRAALSEMVEYITHNRNVITEPIYPEVVHVFAVNMFRTLPPSSNPTGAEFDPEEDEPTLEAAWPHLQLVYEFFLRFLESTDFQPNIAKKYIDQKFVMQLLELFDSEDPRERDFLKTTLHRIYGKFLGLRAYIRKHINNIFYRFIYETEHHNGIAELLEILGSIINGFALPLKEEHKIFLLKVLLPLHKVKSLSVYHPQLAYCVVQFLEKDSTLTEPTVMALLKYWPKTHSPKEVMFLNELEEILDVIEPSEFVKVMEPLFRQLAKCVSSPHFQVAERALYYWNNEYIMSLISDNAAKILPIMFPALYRNSKTHWNKTIHGLIYNALKLFMEMNQKLFDDCTQQFRAEKSKEKAKWKEREEAWLKIENLAKSNPQFLTYTDPVSSGGPTDMETDAPPLDDVGLLKKTVAEEATQLQKDHRRERPLMRRKSELPKDISTVTALELHRRAEEMLITHDGH from the exons ATGTCGGCATGCGCTAGAGCGCCCAGCGGGATGGTTCTGGATGTGCCGGGCTCCAATAGGCCTCACCAGCTTGTGCCCCTAATGCATTTTAGAG ACGTTCCACCGACTGAGCAGGAGAAGCTTTTCATTCAGAAGCTGCGGCAGTGCTGCGTCCTCTTCGACTTCATCTCCGACCCGCTGAGTGACCTCAAATGGAAGGAGGTGAAGCGGGCGGCGCTGAGCGAAATGGTGGAGTACATCACGCACAACCGCAACGTCATCACCGAGCCCATCTACCCCGAAGTGGTCCATGTG TTTGCCGTGAATATGTTCCGAACGTTACCGCCGTCCTCCAACCCGACGGGTGCCGAGTTCGACCCCGAGGAAGACGAGCCCACGCTCGAGGCCGCGTGGCCCCATCTTCAG CTTGTCTACGAATTCTTTCTACGCTTCTTAGAGTCGACCGACTTTCAACCGAACATAGCCAAAAAGTATATTGACCAGAAGTTTGTAATGCAG CTCCTCGAATTGTTTGACAGCGAAGACCCTCGGGAAAGAGATTTTTTAAAGACCACCCTGCATCGAATCTACGGCAAGTTTCTGGGCCTGCGAGCGTATATTAGGAAACACATCAATAACATATTTTATAG ATTTATTTATGAGACTGAACATCACAATGGAATTGCTGAGCTACTGGAAATATTAGGCAG TATAATCAATGGATTCGCGTTACCCCTGAAAGAAGAACACAAGATCTTCCTCCTGAAAGTTCTGCTGCCGTTGCACAAAGTGAAATCGTTGAGCGTTTACCACCCGCAG ctggccTACTGTGTGGTCCAGTTCCTGGAGAAAGATAGCACGCTTACAGAGCCG ACTGTAATGGCTCTACTGAAGTACTGGCCAAAGACCCACAGCCCCAAAGAGGTGATGTTCCTCAACGAGCTGGAGGAGATCCTCGATGTCATCGAGCCGTCGGAGTTTGTCAAAGTCATGGAGCCGCTCTTCAGGCAGCTGGCCAAATGCGTGTCCAGCCCGCACTTCCAG GTGGCCGAACGAGCGCTGTACTACTGGAACAACGAGTACATCATGAGCCTGATAAGCGACAACGCCGCCAAGATCCTGCCCATTATGTTTCCCGCGCTCTATCGCAACTCCAAGACTCACTGGAACAA GACCATCCACGGGTTGATTTACAATGCGCTCAAGCTTTTCATGGAGATGAACCAAAAGCTGTTTGACGACTGTACGCAGCAGTTCAGGGCAGAGAAAAGCAA AGAGAAAGCCAAATGGAAGGAGCGAGAAGAAGCCTGGCTCAAGATTGAAAATCTCGCCAAGTCCAACCCGCAG TTTTTGACGTACACGGACCCGGTGAGCTCCGGCGGACCAACGGACATGGAGACAGACGCGCCGCCGCTCGATGACGTCGGCCTGCTTAAGAAAACAGTAGCTGAGGAGGCCACACAG TTGCAGAAAGACCACAGACGAGAGCGGCCGCTGATGCGGAGGAAATCAGAGCTACCCAAGGACATCTCCACCGTCACAGCCCTGGAGCTGCACCGGAGAGCCGAAGAGATGTTGATCACACACGACGGCCACTAA